CAAACTATTAATTATTATAgtaatcaatcaaatcaatttttaCTACTTTCTCGTCTCCAATTTATGTGACTAGTACTTTTCTTTCTagtcatttcaaaaaaattgacacatttatatatttagaaacAAATTAACTTTAAGTTTTCACGTTTTGCTTAATAAGATTGATTTATATTTACAGAAATGTCAATGACTTGTTTTAGacaacattttaaaaaatgttgcaTAGATTGGAAGAGATAAGAGTATAATAATTTTagacaaaatattttatattggtTTGAATTCCTTTTTAAACCAatcaaaatattcttaattGAGTTGTATAATATAGAGAGATGATTACTACTAAGTATGAAATTCGAAGTCGTATAAAAAAAACTTGTGATCCAAAATAGCCCATTAGGAGATGTTTGCTTGAATTATTAATGATGGTCAAATAACTAATCAACCCAACAATATTGTGAAGCCTAACATAGATGATTCCATATGTAATCTTGAATCTTGTCCTCGAAAGAAATAAAGTTAATGGTAAAAAATACACTtaaattgtcaaaaaaaaattgcgtTTCATACCTCAACTATCCATTGTTCCCTTTACCCTTTAACTACCTAAATTATCACTCTCTTTGTATTAAAACGTACACCTTGAATTGGCCAAATATTTGTTCCCAATCAACAACAGGCATGTGTAGGTCTACCCAACATCAAGGTGTGTTTTAACACAAAGAGAGTGATCGTTTATGTAGGTAAATGGAATAATCGATAGTTGAGGTATGAAACtcgcaaaaaaaataatagttaatCAAATGTGTTTTTGACTGTTGACTCAAAGAAAGAATATGTATGTTAGAGAGCTAAAAATAGTAATACCAAACTCACAAGTTCTATTCCTCTTTGTATGTTCGGGTTCTTTCCCTTTTAGGAAGTAGTCAAAACTGAAAATCAGAAGCGGCGCCAGAATTTAAAGTTTACATGTTTGAGAATTGAGATTCTATTACTTTTAAGTTACCaagttctaaattaataattttatacatattaagtgaattttttaaaacaaatacacATGATTTTTACCAAAGCCACCGGTTTGATCATTTGCTCATGTTGAGATTCATGAGGTTCATCTTCAGTTAGTTTTATGCTGGCTGTCAGTTTATTAAATTAAGTTCTCTTTTATACGTAAACTATCAATGACGATTCATTATTGAGGAACTTAAACTAATGCACGCGAAAATATACTGTTTTTCACTATGATTTGTGTGCGCGAAATTGAGCTGATTCGTTTCTTACTGGTCATGGTTTTACGGTGGACAGGAGTTTCTGGAATCAGTATATCCAGGTAATTGTTGTACAAGGAAACAGATTACTTTGGTATATATAAGTTTTTGTaagctttatatatatatatatatatatatatatatatgcaaggTCTAGTTAAACTTCTTTACTCGATTTCTTTCAGTTAGTAATCGCATtagtttcaaaaaataatatgtatatgtaatatGATCCAATTTGTTCGAAAAATGCAATATATGTTGATATTAGACATACTGTATAAAAACACATATACAACTGAAAAATAGACACTGCATCATattaataccaagtttttttCTGGATAATCAACACACAACACTCATAGAGTACAAATGATAAGATACATCGTTTCGTTTACAAATGAAGAAGACTAAGAGGACaaacgaaaaaaaaagaagataaacaaCATCAAACGGTAGAGACCAATGGGGGTAAGACAGGTAAAATGTTGGAAGCCGCGAAATTAGTTGGATGGAGGAGGTGAAAATGTTGGAATGGTTGGAATTGTGGGAATGTTCGGAAGTGATGGCATGTTGGGCAGAGGATTCATGGCTGGCATTGGAGGCAGAGTCATTTTCGGGACAGAGGGCAATGTGGGCAACGATGGCAATGGTGTATTAGCTGTTGGAAGTGTTGGCAAAGATGTAACACTTGGCAATGGTGGCAATGTGGCTGCTGTTGGAAAATTGGGAATAGTGGGTAATTGTGGCATTGTTGGCCGAGGCAACGAGGGGATCGTAGGCAAATTTGGAAGTTGCAGTAGGCTACGAGCAGCACGGGTTGTGGTGATGCTTGATAATGAAAATAATGCTATGATCACGAAGAGGATTGAGCAATTGTTGATAGCAGCCATTGTTGTATAATTTGCTAGATGGCTTTGTTTTACTAggaaattgtgttttgttttgatttgatttgagtttaaTCATCTCTGTAGGGTTTATATAGGGGAAGTTCTTTAGAACTATAAGCATAATTTTTGGATGAGATGTTAGGTGTGGAAAGTGGATACATAGACTTTTGGATGAGATGTTAGGTGTGGAAAGTGGAAACATAGGCTCAATGGAAATTGATTCGGTGAAATACTTATTTGTCCCTGATGTTTACACCTAACTAAACAATTAACCTTAAAGAATCAAcaattttcaaagttaaaatgcATTCCACCCAACCATggttaagtgttaaaaagtgtaTATGCAAGACATATGTCTTACATTCATTGACTTTGCTAAACACCCAGTGCGGATAAACTTTTACCAATAACGATCGGTCCATGTGAAAAAAGACTCTTACCTAAACTTAGTTGCCTTGTTGATTGTTTTACCAAATGTGATTGTTTAACCAAATGTGTTGAACTTCAAAATATTGTTGAGCAGATTAgttatttgaagttttgaaCATCATTTATTAGACCAGCAAACATATCACTTAGGTAGTTGAACAACATTGGAAGGATCAACACACACATAGGATTAGCAAAACTAAAAATAAGTAATAGAGTTGTTATGCTTCCACACCAAACATCTCATACACTAATAATAGAGTTAATTTTTAACAGCTCACCCTCTATATATATACCCCTTTAGTAAATGATCAAACTCACTCAAATTTCCAAATTACATCCTTTAACTTCATTTCCCTAAAACAAAGCAATCTTGCACATTACAACAAATATGGCTGCTTTTAGCAATTGTTCAATCGGCCTCTTGTTGATCGTTGCATTATTGTCCTTATCAAGTGTATCGACAAGTCATGCTGCTCGTAGCCTACTGCAGCTTCCCAACTTGCCTACGATCCCATCATTGCCTAAGCCAACAATGCCACAATTGCCCAATATTCCAAACTTGCCAACAGCATCCACATTGCCCCCATTGCCAAGTGTAACATCTCTGCCAACACTTCCAACAACTAATTCGCCATTGCCATCATTGCCTACATTGCCCTCTGTCCCGAAAATGACTCTGCCTCCAATGTCTGCCAATATTCCTCTCCCCAACATGCCATCACTTCCAAACATTCCTACAATTCCAACCATTCCAACATTTTCACCTCCCCCATCCAACTAATCTTGCAACTGCCAACCGCGTGatttttccctttcttacccTACACTCTACCGcactttttttgtttgtttgtaatTTTATGTGATTCTCGATGATGTACTGTATCATTTATACACTTCTGAGTGTTATACATTGATTGTCATTTGTGTTAATCCAATGCAGTGTCTATTATTGATTCATCTTTATTTGTCCAATATATTTTCCTGATTCGCGAATATCAATAGACATACATTTTTTGGATCAAACTTGATCATAACTGTTTTTCGAGTACAATCAGATAGCATTTCATTTAGAGAATTAACAGTGATTCATACTACTGAGAAAAGGgcttaaaaaattatgtaaaaaaataaaaattggctAAAATTTTGTACTTTGACAAGGCCATTTCCAGTAGAACAGTACATATTGCAATGTTAATTAGGTAATTATATGGATTCAACACAACTTAGAAAGTTACACTGAAAAAGGAGATATTACAAAATGAAATAGGTCTAACACATAAAGAGACACTCAAACTTGGCCTAAGTTGGTAAGTACGTATTTTAACTTTGAGAGTACGCATCTAGATCATCTCAACTTGGTCTCACCTGACAACTAAACACTCCAACTCGTCCCTATTGTGTCCCCGAGGCTGATGTGACATAGAAATTTTAGAGGTGTCTATTGTTCGATCAATTGACATAGCAGAGACGAGTTGAAGTGTCTAAATGTGCACTCAAAATTGGAGTACTTAGTTGTCAACTGAGGTCAATTTAGAATGTCTACTTTATGTATtgtgccaataaaatactctggTAAATAGTGTAAAGGGGGTCACCAGAACAAGCAGTGCAAATTATCTTTATTTGAATTTCTAAGTTTCAGCACGTAATTGTTGTTATTAGGACATTTTCAAGAAGGGTAAAACTTGCATATGGTGTTTACACTATATCAATAAATGTATGATATGTATTGGTAGATACACAACTACCATTTAACCATGGTTAATTAATGTATATTTTCACTTCATTAAATCACTTAGTTATGGTAAATTGCATTGGTTCGGTGTAACACCCGGTCCGGGTTAGTCTACCTCCAATTGGAGAATTAGCTCAACTCCGTCTctacaaattatacaaaaaaaaaaagcagtATATTTTCATGTACATTAGTTAAGATTCCTCAAAAATAAAGCTTgaatgatcaaataaattgatttgGTAAATACTTATTCGTACTAGATGCTACCCCTAATTAGAcaattaactttaaaaatcaaACAATCTAAGTGAAAATGCATATCGCTTAATTAGCCATAGTTAAGTATTAAAAAACATATATGCAATTGATTTGTTATAAACACTCGATTCAACTAAAATTTTACCAATTGATTTTGTAATCTAACGCTTGGTCCTTGTGAACAGTGTTTTAAAAGGAGGGAGCGTGAGGCGAAGCGTTTTACTTAGTATAGGATGATGCGTAAGCCTCGAGACGTGAGGTGTAAGCCCTATggatctttaaatttttaatttataatatgttaTGAATTAAGATaacacaaaataataaaatacatcaatagtttgaaataattacaaatatgaTTAAGGAAACTCGTAGAAAATAAAACTTCTAAGATAACTATATAAGTATAAATAATCTAATATCTTAACTttctaataataaaaaaatcattatttctcaaaatattttttatcatactCTACGATTTACCCCCCTAAtataaaataatcaataaaacttaCTAGTATTATAATAAAAACATCACTCcatcatgaataaaaataaaattactttcaaatagctaaataaaatatgataattttgagaCATATGACAAAATCATGAAGACCAATGataagtgaaaaaataaaatcttgctacgtaattttaaaagaaatgttACGTAATATATAATCACATTCATAGTGTTACCAAATAGTAAAAATGTGATACTGCAACTTGTTATTTGAGTTACTCTCAATCTTCTTATTTCTAtagattaaaaattattaagtatCATTCATTTATTCAAGAATTACGAAGGTCAACAATATTAACTAGAGattttaacacataatttgTATAAGATCTGTTAGGCAAGCCCCGAGAGTTGGGCGTTGGACGTGCTTAAGGCGTACTGTTGGGTGCTTAGGGTGTAAGTCTTACAGAACTTGGTTAGGGTGTAAGTCTTACAGAACTAAGTCTCACGTTTGAGTCTTGAGACGTTTTGCAAGAGCCCCACCCCAGAGCGAGCCCCGAGATGAATCCCAACAGAgtctttttgaaaaaagacTTTGAATAAGAGTAAAACTACCAAACTTTGTTGCCTTCTGATTGTTTAATGAAATGTGTTAAAGACTTAAAAATATTGTTAGCTGATTAGTTATTTTGAGCATCATATATTAGGCGAGCAAACATATCTCCTAGGTAGTTGAACAGCATTGGAAGGATCAACAGACAAACAGTATCAGCAAAATTACACACAAACAATAAACAATTGTAAGGGTGTGGTTGGATGATTGGTATTCTTTCGCTCTTACCCTATAGTTCAGGCTCGAATTCTGGAATGAAAGAAACTTTTGGTATGGAGCGTGCATTCCCACTTAATAAGTCCTACGCGATGTGAATCTGAATTAATCTAGCTAGTATTCTTCTGAATACTCAATTGTCCACCAAATATGGTTGATCCAAATTTCATCTGTACATAACTACTCTTAGAAAACCTATTGACTTGAAAGTTAGTGCATGTTCCTCAAACCAACATTGATCAAGAAGATtaactaaaaataaagtatttagAATTTAGAGCTTATGCTTCTTCACTCAACATTGCAATAAAGAACTTTCCCtgtatatatataccctttagtaaatcatcaaactcaaatcaaatcaaaacacATCTTAATTTTATTGTGAAAACAAAGCAATTTAGAGCAAATTAATACAATGGCTATTTCCATCAACTACTCAATTATTTTCGTGATCGTAGCATTATTGTCCTTATCAAGCGTATCGACAAGTCATGCTGCTCGTAGCCTACTGCAAGTTCCCAACTTGCCTACAATCCCATCATTGCCTAAGACAACAATGCCACAATTGCCGAATATTCCCAACTTTCCAGCCACATTGCCACCCTTGCCAAGTGTATCATCTTTACCTACATTACCCTCTGTCGTCCCGAAAATGACTCTGCCACCAATGCCAACCATGAATCCTCTGCCTAACATGCCATCACTTCCAAACATTCCTACACTTTCACCTCCTCCATCCAACTAATTAATATTATCTTTGAAACTCCATCTAGGGATGGCAAAAATGACTCGTTTATTGATTCAGTCTATTTTGATCAGCGCAAATTCAAGTCAAAAACTGTTCATTTGCCACCCCTAGCTCTATTCTACTATATTATTAGTACTACTTGTTTTACATTAATTGTTCTATCTATTGTTTCTATTCAGCTTTTCCGAtgtattagagttgattttccAGAGTGTATACTGTTTTTTTGATTGTATGTATGAGTCATGAGTGTAGTGTTTATGTACTGATTGTAAAACAGAATTTGATGTAGTAATATTTATGTTGCTACTAATTATTTCTTAAGTGTGTTTAACAAATCTATTATATTACTTTACTGACAAACAACAAGAAGTCGCTTTGGCCGAGTGGTTAAGGCGTGTGCCTGCTAAGTACATGGGGTTTCCCCGCGAGAGTTCGAATCTCTCAGGCGACGATTTcgtgtttttttttttcgtttCTGCTTTTGCCAAACATAAAGTACTCTTCACTAAATTTCTTGTTTGATTGGAAGATATTCTCAAAATTCTTcccaaatattaaataattttaattaaggtTTGAGTAGAAAAAGAATCTAAAAGAGAATAATAAATCAAATCACTTAAAATTTATGAACATCGTGTATATATGATTGTATGAGAATTTTATTATCGGTTAAACTGAAAATCGAACagttaaaaatcaaaaaccgattaattgaaaattgataatgaatattttattagttggTTATTGGTTTATCGCGTtcacaaatcaaaatagataaaCCAAACCGATAACATATAAAATCGCACCAAACCGATCGATGAACATCTCTATTGGGATCAATAATATTGCGATCAGCTATGCTAACATTATCTTTTATTGGTTATTTGATTTGTTGTATTGAATAAATTGGATATTTAAGGTAGAAATAGTACTAAATAGACTTGCATTAGAACACCCTCGTGTTGTTAATGTTCATGATTTACTATGTATAAAAATAGTACTAAATATAATGTATATTACTAAAATATAAGATTAAAAACACTATCAAACAAGAAATTACATATAATAACAAAgttaatacatatattattttcacTAATACATCCTGCCAAGCGACTCCTAACTTAAAACACAAATCCAAATAGTAAAATAATCATACAAAACCACACAATGAAAAACAAAAGAACAAGAGACAAAccaaaaaatacaacaaaaagaATGTACCACTTCACTTTTTTCCACAATTAACATCTTTTGCTCATTATGTCCACAAATCTTTGTCTCTTTAGAGCTGTCCATTTTTGCAAACATAATTCACTGGTCCCCCAAGTAAACGTGGCCTCTTATTCCCCAACAAATCCTGGCCCATATTTTGTGGGCCAAAATTTGCCTTATCCATAACCACTTTTAATGCCCTTCTCAATTGCACTAATAGCCCTTCTTTGCATCCATTTTCTAACATTTGTAGCCACAAAATACACTTAATTCTTCCTCCAACTGTTGACATTTCTGCCCTTACAACTTTCCCTTGTACTGTACTCAATGCCCTTCTTAATTCCATCATAATCTCTGGCCTATCCTCACAACACATTGATGCTTTTATTATTAATGTTCCGTCCGAGTTGTTAtcagtattgttattattactattattacaaTAACTTATGTTTAATTCGTCTGATTCACTCGGAAacattaattttttcataaatgtTGTGTGATCGTCGTTGTCGTTGTCATTGTCGTTTTCGGacattgttgttgatgctcctAGTTCTGATGTTGTCTGCTTTAGTTCCCTTACACACCTTACTGCCTCTGCTAGTAAAGAGGCCTTGTCTGTCTGCCAATTTTTGGATCAACAAATGAAGTTagagaaaatgataaaaatggtCCCTTATGTTTAGGATAGGTTCAAAATAGTTTCTAAAGTATGCTCTGAAATTTTTTGTTTCATTTCaatatttaacaaattaaaTCTATTAGATTTTATGGTAACtattacacacaaaaaaaaaaacataaacacGAGTAAAGTGTCATCAAATCCTAGTAACACAAAAATGTACCAgacattaaaaaataaagggAAACATAGCAGAAATtgcacataaaaaaaattattccaaattctagaaataaataaataaaaatagcagAAAGTATACCCAAAAATATtggtgttgttattgttataacTAATACATACAAAACTTAGGCAAAATTTATCGAGTTCGAATAATAAATACTTCctctatctcaatttatatgacttacttttttttttagtcattctcaaaaagaatgacacatttctatatttaATAACGATTTCACtttaaaaatacttattttattcttaatgaattAATTTCTAACCACAAAAATATCAAGCAAAagtcattttttctttattaaactCTGTACAAGTTCAAACTAAATCATATAGTTTGAAATGAAGGGAGTACATAATTTGGACCCTACGACCGACGTTGTCAAGACTGTAAAAGTTGACTTTTTGAGCGTGGAAATATGGTATTATTTCAAGTGAGACACAATCATtatgaaaattatttaatagcAACTATACTATAAGAGGTATATTTGACTAAAttctatatttctttttataaatgaattatttaattgacTTTTTTTGGAATAGTAAAGGTGGAATCGGGTAATTTTTCGTGTAAATTTTATAAGTGAGGTCTGGGAGAGTGTATATAGTCCTATTCATAACTTGTGAAAAGTAGAGAAATTATTTTCGATAAATCCTCAACTCAAGTAAAGTACATCAAATCAGGTATAAAAAAGGATATTCCGGTGCATTAAAGCTCCCGCTACTCGCAGAGTCCGGGAAaaggcccgaccacaagggtctattgtacgcagccttaccttgcatttctgccagaggctattTTC
This sequence is a window from Solanum dulcamara chromosome 10, daSolDulc1.2, whole genome shotgun sequence. Protein-coding genes within it:
- the LOC129871086 gene encoding protein PELPK1-like; this translates as MAAINNCSILFVIIALFSLSSITTTRAARSLLQLPNLPTIPSLPRPTMPQLPTIPNFPTAATLPPLPSVTSLPTLPTANTPLPSLPTLPSVPKMTLPPMPAMNPLPNMPSLPNIPTIPTIPTFSPPPSN
- the LOC129871085 gene encoding protein PELPK1-like translates to MAAFSNCSIGLLLIVALLSLSSVSTSHAARSLLQLPNLPTIPSLPKPTMPQLPNIPNLPTASTLPPLPSVTSLPTLPTTNSPLPSLPTLPSVPKMTLPPMSANIPLPNMPSLPNIPTIPTIPTFSPPPSN
- the LOC129871084 gene encoding transcription factor bHLH30-like gives rise to the protein MYQFPSFYELGNTCSDSYNNFLHGIINSSSHEMFNNINNVESSSVSPRSMAEAKAIAANKSHSEAERRRRKRINGHLATLRNLLPNTIKTDKASLLAEAVRCVRELKQTTSELGASTTMSENDNDNDNDDHTTFMKKLMFPSESDELNISYCNNSNNNNTDNNSDGTLIIKASMCCEDRPEIMMELRRALSTVQGKVVRAEMSTVGGRIKCILWLQMLENGCKEGLLVQLRRALKVVMDKANFGPQNMGQDLLGNKRPRLLGGPVNYVCKNGQL